TGGGTACGGTGCTTTAGAAGATGGAAATGTTAGAGCTGCATGTATAAATGCTATTGAAAAAGCATTTAAAAGAGCAAAAGAGCTGTAAAACATCTTACATGTAGGCTTGATATCTACATGTAGAATTAAATCTATAAAAACTTAAGTATCTCTTTTTCAATATCTTCTTTTTCTATAATAGTATTTTGAGCGATTTTTTTAGAAAACAGCCCTTTTACCATATCTGGGATTTCTAAAGAAGCAACCTTCGAGATTGATTCGAGTGCATCTACATCATTGGCGTCAACTTCACCAGTTAAAGCGTTTGCTATTACTGGAGAGAACTTTGTCCATTCTGCTGTCGAATATGCTATTGTCTTGATTTTTGGACTTGAGCAAGTCTCATAAGATTTCATACATGTAGCTGTATGTGGATCCATTAAGTAACCTTCTTGATTGAAAGTATCTTTAATGTACTTCTTACCCTCTTCTCCATTACAAAAGTCAGCATCGAAACTGTTTTGAAGCTTTACGAGTTCATCTTGTGTCAATTCATAAAAGTTTTTTGTTTCCAAATCTTCCATAAGCTCTCTGGTTCTCTCAAACCCGAACATATCATACAAAATTCTTTCAACATTTGATGATTTTAAAATATCCATGGCAGGTGAAGTTGTACCTACTACATGTAAATCTCTTAAATCATATTTTCCAGTTTTAATAAGTTTCGTTAAGACATTATTCTCATTAGAAGATATAATAATCTTCTCAACAGGAACTCCCATCTTCCAAGCATAATATCCACCAAGTGCGTTACCAAAATTTCCACTTGGAACATTTAAATACACTTTTTCACCCATAACAGTAGCACCTTGACGAACTAACTCCAAATAACTATGAATATGATAAATAATCTGAAAAATTATTCTTCCAAAGTTTACAGAGTTTGCAGCTGAAAGAGAGATGTTTTTTGCTTTTAGCTCTACTCTAAAATCATCAGAAGCTAAAAGTCTTTTTAGTGCATTTTGTGCATCATCAAAAACGCCATTAATTCCTATAACTTTCAAGTTCGGTGCATCTTCTGTAACCATCTGAAGTCTTTGAACATCACTGGTTCCACCATCTGGATAGAGACATGCAACTTGAACATTTGCACGATTTTTGAATGTCTCAAGAGCAGCAGGTCCGGTGTCACCACTTGTTGCAGCCAAGATAAGATAGTTTTCATTTCTTTTTTGCGCGATTGATGACAAAACAACGCCAAAAGGCTGAAGTGCCATATCTTTAAAGGCACGTGTAGGACCGTGATAAAGCTCACTTATATAAAGATTTTCTTTTACTTTTTTTACTGGAACAGGATTACTAGCGTCATCAAAATTATCATATAAGTCTAACGCTTCTTCTATAACACTTTTATCAATATCAATCTCAAAACGACTCAACATATCTGATGCTAACTCTTTGTATGAGGAATTAAGATGTTTATTTAAAAATTCTTCTCCAAGTTCAGGCAAGTTCTCTGGCACATAAAGACCGCCAAAAGAGGCAATAGGGCTTAAAATAGCTTGTGAAAATGTAACATATTGAGGTCTGTTTTTATCGTGTCCACGAGTTTGAATAAAGTTCATATTTTTCTCTATTAATTAATTTTTTGAAATTATATCAAAAAATATATTTTTATACATGCGCATCTTTGAACTTACAGCTGCTTAAAAATTTCTTCTCTTATTTTGATTATCATCATACTTTAAAAAATTAACTAAAATACCAACAAGCAAAGCAGTCGCTACTATCTCATACCCTATCATCCAGACAATTAAAAATGCACTCATATCCAACTGCTGAAAAACTGAAAAATTTCCGCTTGCTATAAATAAAAAAATGAATAATGCTCCAACAACATATGGTATAAAAAGAAAGTATAAAGGATACACAACCATCTCATACCCCTCTGGTGATGCCATATAAGAACTAAAATCAACTTTTTGTGAACTAAAAGAACTTGAGCCTTTTTTCTGTACGACTACATTCTCTTTTATAGTATGATTATTATCGAGCATCTGATTATAGTACAATAGATTATTATGATGAACTTCCATATCCTCTTTAGAATCCATAAATACACCTTTTTGATAAATTACTTATACAGGGTTATTATACATTTAAAAATATTTTATTTTATATCCATTACTGGAAGTAAATAAATATATAAACTTATTTTAATTTATTGAAAAAGTTTTGCAGGATTTATGTGGAATGATTTTTGTGTAGCCTCAAATATCAGCTCATCACTAACCCGTCCAATTGTATAGCCCTTTTTAATTTTTTTACCTTTTTTAATATTAGGTGAAATTTGAGAGAGATTTGCATATATAGTATGTAGTCCGTTATCATGCTCTACGATTACAATATTATCAAGCACAGCCGTTTTATCAGCATAAATAACTTTACCATTGAACACCGTTTTAACTTTTGTATTCTTTTGATTAGGCTTTAATGAAATAGATTCATTAAATACTTTTATTCCATAAATTGGGTCTGTATAGGTTCCATACTGTTTAGTGATCTTATATGGTTCAAATGGTGCAATAGTTTTTTCTCCATTGTAGTTTTTAGTTTTTACAGCCTGATAACTGCTTCCGTGTTTTTTAACTTTAGGTAAATCTTTATCAGAAATTATATCTACTCTATTAAAAGCTTTGGCTCTAGCTTCTTCCTCTTTAGCCTTTTTTATCTCATCAATTTTAATAATATTTAATTGTGCTAAAGTTTTCTTTAGCATATCTTGCTTATCTAAAATTTTCTTTAACTCATTTTTATATGACGATTTTGCCATTTCTAGCTTTTTTAGTGACTGCTTATTTTCTTCTTGAGTTTTTACTAATTCTATTCTTTTTGCATCAATATTTGCAATTGCCGCTTCCAAAGCATTTGTATGTTCACTTAAAATATTTATATTTTTAGCATTGTTATAAAAAATTTCATTTAGCTCTTTTATCTTTGTTTTAGAATTTTTCAACATTAGCTGAAGTACTTCATATTCAATAAGAGACTCTTCGCTTGCTGTGTACTCTTCTTCTAAAATAATTGATAAAGAGACACTTTGAGCTATTGTAAATACTAGTTCTTCTTCTAATTCATTTCCATCTTTTATCAAAATATCTTGAGAACTCTTCATCTCTTTTAAATGCTCAACATTTGATTGATAGCTACCCTCTTTTTCAGCGAGTTCATCTTGTAAATCTTTAAGATGTTTTTGTTGAATTTGAATCTCTTTTTTTTGTTTTTTTATTGCGTCTGCAGTATCATCCATCTTTTTATTTATATCTTCATGGTTTTTACTGTAGTAAATTATTTTAGAACTTGCAGTTGCAATTTTACTGTCAACACTTGTTTTTGCCTCTAAATTCAGAGAAATCAAAAGAGACATAATTAATAAATGAATCATACCTCTTCTTTGTGCCCTATTACTATTAAAGATGCCAAAAGTATTGAGATAGACATTGCTACGCCAAGTATTAATAAGTAGTCATCTACTGGGTTAAAAATAACTATACTTATTCCAATGTTATCAAGCTGTTGCAGAACCCAAGAGGATGAAGATACGTAAATAAACACTCCAAATGCTAAAAAGCTGGCAATAAGGGCATCTACAATTGCAAGTCTGAATAATACTGCAGAACGTAGCCACATAGCTGCTCCAAAAAGTCCCATAATATTCATACGCTCATTATGCTTATACTGCCAAATTTTAAGTTCTTTAAAGATAAGAAGGAGTGTAACGACAAGAACTACTATGGCAAAAAGTGCAACAACATTTTTAAATAAAAGCAAAAGTTTGTACGTAGTATCATGATTATGGGAGAAATCTTCTACTTTTGTAATTGAACTGTTTTTTAATAAATCTTTTGTTAGTTTTTTTACCTCTTGCGGTGTTGGATAGTATTCAAGACTTAATTTATAAAATTTTGGCAAAGTAATTTTTAAAAGCTCTAAATTACTACTTTTCATACCGTTGTTAAATCTTTTTATAACCGAATCAGGAGACAACTCTTCAGCATTTGATATTAATTTATTTATACACATTATTTCATCATTTGCCAGCTTTTTTTGACTAACTGCTATAACAGAATAATTATTTGCCAGATTCTTTTTATATGCATCAATTGATCTGTCAACTATTTGAAAAACCTGCATTGAAAAAAGTATACTCAAGAGTGCGATTACAAGCGATAGGTGATTTCTAACAGACTTCATGAATACTTCCATACTCGATATGTAAATGCTTATAATCAACGTTTAAAGAACTTGGAATATGATGAGTAACAACAATAACCGTAGTGTTTAGCTGTTCATTAGCACCTTCGAGTAGCTTCCAAATAAGCTCAGATGAATATTCATCAAGATTACCTGTAGGCTCATCTGCCAAAATAATAATAGGATTATGGGCAAGTGCTCTAGCCATAGCAACTCTCTGCTGCTCACCACCACTAAGTTCCAATGGATACTTTCCTGATTGATGGTTAAGTCTAACATGTTTTAAAAGCTTATCAACCTGATTTTGAGCAACACCTTTCACATAACCGCTTATTAATAGGGGAAGCATTATATTTTTATCTATACTCCACTCTTTGACAAGCTTGTAATCTTGAAAAACTATTCCAATGTGTCTTCTTAAAAAATTTAACTTTGAGCGAGAAACATTACCTAGCTCTACGCCCCCAACAGTAAGACTGCCTTGCTTTAATTTCAACCCTCCATAAAGAGACTTCAAGAGTGTAGATTTGCCACTGCCACTTGCTCCTGTTATAAAAACAAAGCTACCTGAACTAATTGAAAAGTTCGCTTTATTAATAATTGTCTCATTGTTGGAATATGATAGAGATAAGTCTTTGGCAATTATTACTTTATCCATGAAGTATTCCGTTTAAATATTCATGTGCAAGTAAATTACTTTTTGATTTAAGTGGAAGAGACGGAAAATATTTTGCCTCATTACCCTTAACAATAAGATATAGATGTTCAGGTCTATCAAAACTTCCAATTGAAATACGAAGCATAACACCGTCATTTAATCTATAAGAGCGCTCAAAATGAATAAATCCACCATCAAATTTTGCTATATTTTTATCTAGTTTTAAAATATCATCACTTGAGAGTTTTACATCAAAAAAGCTGAAATCACCATCTAAAGATAGTAACTCAGACTCTTCTTCATTAATCATAGTAATATCATAGATATTTTTTTCCATTTTTTTCCATCTATCTTCATACTTTGAACTAATGGCAATATCTTTGTTTTTATTGATATGTAGTGTAGTTTTATTAAAGGAGATAAATGTCTCATAAGAGTATGCGTAATAATTTTCACTATCAGTTCGAAGTTCTAACTTCCCACCAACCTTTAAAACTCTGTTAGCTTCTTTAATAAATGATGTTGATATAACTCTTCTGTGAGGTTTTTTATCCCATGGAACAGGGAAGTGTACATAAATCTTGCCAACTATATTTGAAGGTATCAGTTCCATAAAAAGTCTAGCATCATAATCAAGAACAAGCAAGTTATTAAGGTTTTGAATTGTTATCTGCTTTAGAACCTGCTCTATCGATGGTCTATGTATTTCAATACCTATGAACATAATATCAGGATTGTTTGCAGCTTGATGCAGAAGATGTCTTCCTGAACCAAAACCAACTTCAACTCTAATCTCTTTATCTATTTGAAAATTTGAAGCAAAATACTCAATTTTTTTCAAAGCACTAACTTCTTCAAGATGTACATTTTTTTGGTGTTCTGGAACATTTGAACTTATAATTTTCAACTCAGCTAGTTTTGCATAAGCCAACAATGCTTTGTGTACATTATATATAGATGCGGGTCTTGTTAGTTTATCAGTCTTTAAAAGGCTTCTATTCTCTTCTTCTTTAACAAGCAGAAAAAACACATCATCCTCTACTGTGACTGAAATTAATTTCTCTTCTTCGTGATTTATGTTATCTGCTATAAAGTTAAAAGAGACCCCACCTTCTTGTGCTGGAAATTTTATCTCTTTAAATTCTGATATATGTAAATGTGGCATTATTCTCGTTCTTTTAGTTAAAATCTTGTAAAGGTGTAATTAAGTCTTTTTTAGAGTTTACTTGCTCTTTTTCTAATATCTTTGGAGATTGTATAAATGCATCTATAACTAATAAATCTCCAACTTTAAGTTCAACTTCAATACTAGACTCAGATTTAATGCCATTGATATCTACACCAAACACTTTATAGTAATAAATTTTATCTGATTCTATCTCTGAGTCTATAAACTCTAAGCCATTGATACCTTCGAAATCTGCAATTGATTCATCAAATAAACTTTTCTTATACCTCTTTTGAACAATATAACTTTTAATCCTAGTGTCTTCTTTACTCCATGATATTTTGACTTTACCGTCAATTAATTTTGCCTCAACCAATGAAGGTGTTTTTGGTTTAACCAACGTTGTACCCATTACAGACTGTTTATCATTTTTACTCTCTAGACCATCTTTATCTACTACACTTACCCTGTAAAAGTACTGCTTGCCATCTTCTTCGATTGTATCAATATAAGAGTTATTAACTAAAATTGCTAGCAGTTTGTAACTTCCATCTATGTTTGAAGCCCTGTATAAGTTATATTTTAAAAAATCTTCAGCTTCACTTTTTTCCCATCTAATTTCAACTCTTCTTGAAAGGTCAGTTGTTGCGCTTATTTTACTTATATCTTGAGGCAATGCTTTTGTTGTAACTTTAACTTCTTCACTTGGCTTTGAAGTAATACCGTCATAAGTAAAAGCACGTATACGGTATATATAAGTATACTTATCTTTTAGCTTGGCATCTATATACTCCGCACTAAGTCTTCCCTCAACCGTTGCAATATCTGTCCAGACATTTTCTTCCAAAGTTCTTCTTTGAATTATATATGCCTTTACTTTTTGGTTTGTATGCGGTCTCCAGATTATTTTTGCACTTCTTGGCATACCTGTTCCAGCGTAAAGCCATGTAACAGAGTCCATAACATCAAG
The sequence above is drawn from the Candidatus Sulfurimonas baltica genome and encodes:
- the thrC gene encoding threonine synthase, producing MNFIQTRGHDKNRPQYVTFSQAILSPIASFGGLYVPENLPELGEEFLNKHLNSSYKELASDMLSRFEIDIDKSVIEEALDLYDNFDDASNPVPVKKVKENLYISELYHGPTRAFKDMALQPFGVVLSSIAQKRNENYLILAATSGDTGPAALETFKNRANVQVACLYPDGGTSDVQRLQMVTEDAPNLKVIGINGVFDDAQNALKRLLASDDFRVELKAKNISLSAANSVNFGRIIFQIIYHIHSYLELVRQGATVMGEKVYLNVPSGNFGNALGGYYAWKMGVPVEKIIISSNENNVLTKLIKTGKYDLRDLHVVGTTSPAMDILKSSNVERILYDMFGFERTRELMEDLETKNFYELTQDELVKLQNSFDADFCNGEEGKKYIKDTFNQEGYLMDPHTATCMKSYETCSSPKIKTIAYSTAEWTKFSPVIANALTGEVDANDVDALESISKVASLEIPDMVKGLFSKKIAQNTIIEKEDIEKEILKFL
- a CDS encoding cell division protein FtsX encodes the protein MKSVRNHLSLVIALLSILFSMQVFQIVDRSIDAYKKNLANNYSVIAVSQKKLANDEIMCINKLISNAEELSPDSVIKRFNNGMKSSNLELLKITLPKFYKLSLEYYPTPQEVKKLTKDLLKNSSITKVEDFSHNHDTTYKLLLLFKNVVALFAIVVLVVTLLLIFKELKIWQYKHNERMNIMGLFGAAMWLRSAVLFRLAIVDALIASFLAFGVFIYVSSSSWVLQQLDNIGISIVIFNPVDDYLLILGVAMSISILLASLIVIGHKEEV
- a CDS encoding cell division ATP-binding protein FtsE, yielding MDKVIIAKDLSLSYSNNETIINKANFSISSGSFVFITGASGSGKSTLLKSLYGGLKLKQGSLTVGGVELGNVSRSKLNFLRRHIGIVFQDYKLVKEWSIDKNIMLPLLISGYVKGVAQNQVDKLLKHVRLNHQSGKYPLELSGGEQQRVAMARALAHNPIIILADEPTGNLDEYSSELIWKLLEGANEQLNTTVIVVTHHIPSSLNVDYKHLHIEYGSIHEVC
- a CDS encoding murein hydrolase activator EnvC family protein translates to MIHLLIMSLLISLNLEAKTSVDSKIATASSKIIYYSKNHEDINKKMDDTADAIKKQKKEIQIQQKHLKDLQDELAEKEGSYQSNVEHLKEMKSSQDILIKDGNELEEELVFTIAQSVSLSIILEEEYTASEESLIEYEVLQLMLKNSKTKIKELNEIFYNNAKNINILSEHTNALEAAIANIDAKRIELVKTQEENKQSLKKLEMAKSSYKNELKKILDKQDMLKKTLAQLNIIKIDEIKKAKEEEARAKAFNRVDIISDKDLPKVKKHGSSYQAVKTKNYNGEKTIAPFEPYKITKQYGTYTDPIYGIKVFNESISLKPNQKNTKVKTVFNGKVIYADKTAVLDNIVIVEHDNGLHTIYANLSQISPNIKKGKKIKKGYTIGRVSDELIFEATQKSFHINPAKLFQ
- the trmB gene encoding tRNA (guanosine(46)-N7)-methyltransferase TrmB; the protein is MPHLHISEFKEIKFPAQEGGVSFNFIADNINHEEEKLISVTVEDDVFFLLVKEEENRSLLKTDKLTRPASIYNVHKALLAYAKLAELKIISSNVPEHQKNVHLEEVSALKKIEYFASNFQIDKEIRVEVGFGSGRHLLHQAANNPDIMFIGIEIHRPSIEQVLKQITIQNLNNLLVLDYDARLFMELIPSNIVGKIYVHFPVPWDKKPHRRVISTSFIKEANRVLKVGGKLELRTDSENYYAYSYETFISFNKTTLHINKNKDIAISSKYEDRWKKMEKNIYDITMINEEESELLSLDGDFSFFDVKLSSDDILKLDKNIAKFDGGFIHFERSYRLNDGVMLRISIGSFDRPEHLYLIVKGNEAKYFPSLPLKSKSNLLAHEYLNGILHG
- a CDS encoding fibronectin type III domain-containing protein produces the protein MKLLTLVTFCTASLLILSGCGAKPTPKKEPTVDESLPLVNLTQSGTILESNAIALEWGLIEDQRVKGVYIYKVPLDEKFNGKDEYYDTVNNRFSTHYLDLKIKPSSKYRYYFKTYSDNAESTPSKSTILTSLDVMDSVTWLYAGTGMPRSAKIIWRPHTNQKVKAYIIQRRTLEENVWTDIATVEGRLSAEYIDAKLKDKYTYIYRIRAFTYDGITSKPSEEVKVTTKALPQDISKISATTDLSRRVEIRWEKSEAEDFLKYNLYRASNIDGSYKLLAILVNNSYIDTIEEDGKQYFYRVSVVDKDGLESKNDKQSVMGTTLVKPKTPSLVEAKLIDGKVKISWSKEDTRIKSYIVQKRYKKSLFDESIADFEGINGLEFIDSEIESDKIYYYKVFGVDINGIKSESSIEVELKVGDLLVIDAFIQSPKILEKEQVNSKKDLITPLQDFN